One region of Bacillus zhangzhouensis genomic DNA includes:
- the ftsY gene encoding signal recognition particle-docking protein FtsY, with product MSFFKKLKEKLTQQTDSVSEKFKDGLEKTRNSFQGKVNELISRYRKVDEDFFEELEEVLIGADVGFTTVMELIDELKKEVKLRNIQNPSEVQAVISEKLIDIYNSGEEQISALNIEDGRLNIILFVGVNGVGKTTTIGKLANKLKNEGKSVILAAGDTFRAGAIEQLEVWGERSGVPVVKQTAGSDPAAVIYDAVQSAKAKNADVLICDTAGRLQNKVNLMKELEKVKRVIEREVPDAPHEVLLALDATTGQNAMAQAKEFSKATNVTGIALTKLDGTAKGGIVLAIRNELNIPVKLVGLGEKVDDLQEFEAESYVYGLFSDVIDQQD from the coding sequence ATGAGCTTTTTTAAGAAATTAAAAGAAAAATTGACGCAGCAAACTGATTCAGTATCAGAAAAGTTTAAAGATGGACTAGAAAAAACGAGAAACTCCTTCCAAGGAAAAGTAAATGAACTGATTTCTCGCTACCGCAAAGTTGATGAAGACTTTTTTGAAGAGCTGGAAGAGGTTCTGATTGGTGCTGATGTTGGTTTTACAACTGTGATGGAACTGATTGATGAGCTGAAAAAAGAAGTGAAATTAAGAAACATTCAAAATCCAAGTGAAGTACAAGCGGTGATTTCTGAAAAACTGATTGACATCTACAATAGCGGAGAGGAACAAATCTCTGCACTAAACATTGAAGACGGGCGGTTGAATATCATTTTATTTGTAGGCGTCAACGGTGTTGGGAAAACAACAACTATCGGCAAGCTTGCAAACAAGCTGAAAAATGAAGGGAAATCCGTCATTTTAGCAGCAGGTGATACATTCCGTGCCGGTGCCATCGAGCAGCTTGAAGTTTGGGGAGAGCGTTCAGGTGTCCCTGTCGTCAAACAAACGGCAGGCTCTGATCCAGCAGCGGTGATTTATGATGCCGTTCAATCAGCAAAAGCGAAAAATGCGGATGTCCTCATCTGCGATACAGCAGGAAGACTTCAAAACAAAGTCAACTTGATGAAAGAGCTGGAGAAGGTCAAGAGAGTCATTGAGCGCGAGGTTCCAGATGCACCTCATGAAGTATTGCTCGCTCTTGATGCAACAACGGGTCAAAACGCCATGGCACAAGCCAAGGAATTTTCTAAAGCGACAAATGTGACAGGGATTGCTTTAACAAAGCTTGACGGTACTGCAAAAGGCGGAATTGTTCTTGCGATTCGAAATGAGCTGAACATTCCCGTGAAGCTTGTCGGCTTAGGTGAAAAGGTGGATGATCTGCAAGAGTTTGAAGCAGAATCGTATGTGTATGGATTATTCTCAGACGTGATTGATCAACAAGACTAA
- the rnc gene encoding ribonuclease III, whose protein sequence is MPKQYKDKQKQSKKLEQFREFQQRISVHFKNEKLLYQAFTHSSYVNEHRKKPYEDNERLEFLGDAVLELTISQFLFAKYPAMSEGDLTKLRAAIVCEPSLVSLAHELSFGDLVLLGKGEEMTGGRKRPALLADVFEAFIGALYLDQGLEPVERFLEAYVYPKINDGSFSHVMDFKSQLQEFVQRDGKGVLEYRILHEKGPAHNREFEANVSLRGEVLGIGNGRSKKEAEQHAAQEALAKLQKHHMNQ, encoded by the coding sequence ATGCCAAAACAATATAAAGACAAACAGAAACAGAGCAAAAAACTAGAGCAATTTAGAGAATTTCAGCAGCGCATTTCTGTACACTTCAAAAATGAAAAGCTTCTATATCAAGCCTTTACCCATTCCTCTTATGTGAATGAACACCGGAAAAAGCCATACGAGGATAATGAAAGACTTGAATTTTTAGGAGATGCTGTTTTAGAATTGACCATCTCTCAATTCTTATTTGCGAAATATCCAGCGATGAGCGAGGGAGATTTAACGAAACTAAGAGCGGCGATCGTATGTGAACCGTCACTTGTATCACTCGCACATGAGCTGTCTTTCGGAGACCTTGTTCTTTTAGGAAAAGGCGAAGAAATGACAGGCGGCAGAAAACGCCCAGCACTCTTAGCAGACGTATTCGAGGCGTTTATCGGTGCACTTTATTTAGATCAGGGACTGGAGCCGGTTGAACGGTTCCTAGAAGCGTACGTCTATCCGAAAATTAACGATGGATCGTTCTCGCACGTCATGGACTTTAAAAGCCAGCTGCAAGAATTTGTCCAGCGCGATGGAAAAGGAGTGCTTGAATACCGAATCCTGCATGAAAAAGGGCCTGCACATAACCGGGAATTTGAAGCCAATGTATCCCTCAGGGGTGAAGTGCTCGGGATTGGAAATGGACGCTCTAAAAAAGAAGCAGAACAGCACGCTGCACAGGAAGCACTTGCTAAATTGCAGAAACATCATATGAACCAATAA
- the fapR gene encoding transcription factor FapR has translation MKLNKKERQKLLQQTISSTPFITDEELASKFGVSIQTVRLDRLELSIPELRERIKHVAEKTLEDEVKSLPLEEVIGEMIDVELDDQAISILEVRKEHVFSRNQIARGHHLFAQANSLAVAVIDDELALTAKANIRFTRQVKQGERVVSKAKVASHDKEKGRTVVKVNSYVGEEVVFSGDFVMYRSKQK, from the coding sequence ATGAAACTAAATAAAAAAGAACGTCAAAAGCTTCTCCAACAAACGATCAGTTCGACTCCATTCATTACTGATGAAGAATTGGCAAGTAAATTCGGTGTCAGCATACAAACGGTTCGTCTTGATCGTTTAGAGCTGTCGATCCCTGAATTACGTGAAAGAATTAAGCATGTGGCTGAAAAGACATTAGAGGATGAAGTAAAGTCACTTCCACTGGAAGAAGTGATTGGAGAAATGATTGATGTAGAGCTTGATGACCAAGCCATTTCCATTTTAGAAGTGAGAAAAGAGCATGTATTCAGCCGAAACCAAATTGCCAGGGGACATCATCTCTTCGCCCAGGCAAATTCACTGGCAGTTGCCGTCATCGACGATGAACTGGCTTTGACAGCAAAAGCGAATATCAGATTTACAAGGCAGGTAAAACAAGGCGAAAGAGTTGTCTCTAAAGCCAAAGTAGCCTCACATGATAAAGAAAAAGGAAGAACCGTAGTTAAAGTAAACAGCTATGTTGGTGAGGAAGTTGTTTTCTCAGGCGACTTCGTCATGTATCGCTCAAAACAAAAGTAA
- the fabG gene encoding 3-oxoacyl-[acyl-carrier-protein] reductase: protein MLTNKTAVVTGASRGIGRSIAIDLAKSGANVVVNYSGNEAKANEVVDEIKALGQQAFAVKADVSNAEEVQAMMKQTIDTFDSIDILVNNAGITKDNLLMRMKENEWDDVININLKGVFNCTKAVTRQMMKQRSGRIINLASVVGVCGNPGQANYVAAKAGVIGLTKTTAKELATRHITVNAVAPGFISTDMTDKLDDNVQTEMLKQIPLARFGAPEDISNVVVFLASEGAGYITGQTIQVDGGMVMS, encoded by the coding sequence ATGCTTACAAATAAAACAGCCGTTGTAACAGGGGCATCACGCGGGATTGGCCGTTCCATTGCGATCGATCTAGCGAAAAGTGGTGCAAATGTTGTCGTGAACTATTCTGGAAACGAAGCAAAAGCAAATGAAGTCGTAGATGAAATCAAAGCACTCGGCCAGCAGGCATTTGCAGTTAAAGCTGATGTCTCAAATGCTGAAGAAGTACAAGCAATGATGAAACAAACGATTGATACCTTTGATTCAATTGATATTCTTGTGAATAATGCAGGGATCACAAAGGACAACCTGCTCATGAGAATGAAAGAGAATGAATGGGATGATGTCATTAACATAAACTTAAAAGGTGTCTTTAACTGTACAAAGGCCGTGACACGTCAAATGATGAAGCAGCGAAGCGGAAGAATCATCAATTTGGCATCAGTCGTTGGTGTGTGTGGAAACCCTGGACAAGCAAACTACGTTGCAGCAAAAGCTGGCGTTATCGGATTAACGAAAACAACAGCAAAAGAGCTGGCAACCCGTCATATTACAGTTAATGCAGTAGCACCAGGCTTTATTTCAACAGATATGACAGATAAGCTTGATGACAATGTACAGACGGAAATGCTCAAGCAAATTCCGCTCGCACGCTTTGGTGCACCTGAAGATATTAGCAACGTCGTTGTCTTTTTAGCTTCAGAAGGAGCAGGTTATATTACAGGCCAAACCATCCAAGTAGATGGCGGAATGGTTATGTCCTAA
- the plsX gene encoding phosphate acyltransferase PlsX, translated as MRIAVDAMGGDHAPKAVIDGVQKSLTAFSDIEITLVGDENKIKSYITNNERITILDAKEVIEPTDEPVRAVRRKKDSSMVKMAHEVSEGRADACISAGNTGALMTAGLFIIGRIDGIDRPALAPTLPTLDSSGFLLLDVGANVDAKPEHLVQYAMMGSIYAERVFPKSNPRVGLLNVGTEDKKGNDLTKKTFELLKASDLNFVGNVESRDLLEGVADVVVTDGFTGNIALKTIEGTALSVFKMLKETLTSSFTAKIAAGMMKPKLMQMKSKMDYSEYGGAALFGLKAPVIKAHGSSDENAIFHAIRQARDIVEKDVSAIIHQEVQKETTNES; from the coding sequence ATGAGAATTGCAGTCGATGCAATGGGGGGAGATCATGCCCCTAAAGCAGTTATTGACGGTGTGCAAAAAAGCTTAACAGCATTTTCAGATATCGAGATTACACTTGTCGGCGATGAAAACAAAATCAAATCATACATAACAAACAACGAGCGAATCACGATTTTAGATGCAAAAGAAGTCATTGAACCGACGGATGAACCAGTGCGTGCAGTTAGACGTAAAAAGGATTCATCTATGGTGAAAATGGCGCACGAAGTCTCAGAGGGACGAGCAGATGCCTGCATTTCAGCAGGAAATACTGGAGCCCTCATGACAGCCGGGCTGTTTATCATAGGCAGAATTGACGGGATTGACAGACCGGCACTTGCCCCGACTTTGCCAACACTGGATAGCAGCGGCTTCTTATTACTAGATGTTGGTGCCAACGTTGATGCTAAACCAGAACATCTCGTGCAATATGCCATGATGGGATCAATCTACGCTGAGCGTGTCTTCCCAAAGAGCAATCCGCGTGTTGGACTGTTAAATGTCGGTACAGAAGATAAAAAAGGCAATGATTTAACGAAAAAAACCTTTGAATTATTAAAAGCATCAGACTTGAATTTCGTAGGAAATGTAGAGTCTCGTGACTTATTAGAAGGTGTTGCTGACGTTGTTGTCACAGATGGTTTCACTGGAAATATTGCGCTTAAAACGATTGAAGGCACAGCCCTTTCTGTATTCAAAATGCTGAAAGAAACATTAACATCCAGTTTTACAGCAAAAATAGCAGCAGGCATGATGAAGCCGAAATTAATGCAGATGAAATCTAAAATGGATTATTCCGAATATGGCGGTGCCGCTTTATTTGGTTTAAAGGCACCTGTTATTAAAGCGCACGGCTCCTCTGATGAAAATGCCATTTTCCATGCAATTCGTCAGGCACGTGATATCGTAGAAAAAGACGTTTCAGCCATCATTCATCAAGAAGTTCAAAAAGAAACGACGAATGAGTCTTAA
- the fabD gene encoding ACP S-malonyltransferase, translated as MTKIAFLFPGQGSQKIGMGKDLFDQEAVSKAVFEEADNTLGFDLSSMIFEGDAEELTLTYNAQPALLTTSIAILKKFEESGIKTDYAAGHSLGEYTALVAAGALSFKDAVYAVRKRGELMNEAVPAGEGAMAAILGLDQEALLEVTKEVTESGYLVELANLNCPGQIVISGTAKGVELASEKAKEKGAKRAIALEVSGPFHSALMKPAAEKFTDVLSKLDIKDAKTPIISNVTADIVTSRDEIETKLIEQLYSPVRFEESVERLIDLGVTTFIEIGPGKVLSGLVKKVNRRLTTISVSDQETIEAAIQTLKGDS; from the coding sequence ATGACTAAAATTGCATTTTTATTCCCTGGCCAAGGCTCTCAAAAAATTGGCATGGGAAAAGATTTATTTGACCAAGAAGCAGTATCTAAAGCTGTTTTTGAAGAAGCAGACAATACCCTCGGGTTTGATTTATCTTCCATGATTTTTGAAGGGGATGCAGAAGAACTGACGCTCACTTATAACGCGCAGCCAGCTCTTTTAACGACAAGTATCGCCATCTTAAAGAAATTTGAAGAGAGCGGAATCAAAACAGATTATGCAGCAGGACACAGTCTTGGTGAATACACTGCCCTCGTTGCAGCGGGCGCACTTTCGTTTAAAGATGCTGTTTATGCAGTCAGAAAGCGCGGAGAATTAATGAATGAAGCTGTTCCAGCAGGAGAAGGCGCCATGGCAGCGATTCTCGGCTTAGACCAAGAGGCACTTTTAGAAGTGACAAAAGAAGTGACAGAGAGCGGTTACCTTGTAGAGCTTGCTAACTTAAACTGTCCTGGTCAAATCGTGATCTCTGGTACAGCAAAAGGGGTAGAACTTGCTTCAGAGAAAGCGAAAGAAAAAGGCGCAAAACGTGCAATTGCCCTTGAAGTGAGCGGACCTTTCCATTCTGCATTAATGAAACCAGCCGCTGAAAAATTTACAGATGTTTTGTCAAAGCTAGACATTAAGGATGCCAAAACTCCGATCATCTCAAATGTAACAGCAGACATCGTGACATCTCGTGATGAAATTGAGACAAAACTCATTGAACAACTGTATTCTCCAGTTCGTTTTGAAGAAAGTGTGGAACGTCTTATTGATTTAGGCGTCACAACATTTATTGAAATTGGTCCTGGCAAAGTGCTTTCAGGTCTTGTGAAAAAAGTGAATCGCCGCCTGACGACGATTTCCGTTTCAGATCAAGAAACAATTGAAGCAGCCATTCAAACATTGAAGGGGGATTCTTGA
- the smc gene encoding chromosome segregation protein SMC: MFLKRLDVIGFKSFAQRVTVDFVKGVTAVVGPNGSGKSNITDAIRWVLGEQSAKSLRGGKMEDIIFAGSDSRKRVNLAEVTLTLDNEDHFLPIDFHEVSVTRRVYRSGESEFLINNQSVRLKDIIDLFMDSGLGKEAFSIISQGKVEEILSSKAEERRSIFEEAAGVLKYKTRKKKAENKLFETQDNLNRVEDILHELQDQVEPLRMQASIAKDYLQKKEELENVEIALTVHDIEALHEKWTTLGEAVQRFKQDEMKQSTEIQAKEAKIEESRDRIQALDESIHDLQEVLLFTSEELEKLEGKKEVLKERKKNAAANQGQLEETLVRLTEKQALLTKKIKQQKITRDSLQKEVQQLKDEVKTKQHQLSLHSEDVEGQIEQLKSDYFDLLNEQASIRNERKLLEEQQRQAVMQLERLTQNNQKHIEERVSVKEKKTEAEKQLSALEEDILAQVKRFREAEQKLEQMKRQYEKKETALYQAYQYVQQAKSKKEMLESMQEDFSGFFQGVKEVLKAKERLGGIHGAIAELIQTDQQHETAIEIALGAATQHVVTENEAAARQAIGYLKQHSFGRATFLPMNVIKERTIQLRDVQTAEQHAAFIGVASHLVSFDEKYQKVIQNLLGTVLIVRDLKGANELAKMLGHRYRIVTLDGDVVNPGGSMTGGGVKKKNNSLLSRNREIETLTKQLIEMEEKTTILEKETKETKQLIGANESQLNELRQRGETLREKQQDLKGKLYELQVAEKNINAHLELYDQEKEELQQRSTELADKDKHQVALEASIGEKLTALDQEINTLTKRKQTQSSTKETISAELTELKISLAKKEQSLANEQEKLSSLMAELEETEQTLVETKEDLSLLTSEMSSSSSGAEQLEEAAKEKLENKNKTTALISERRKQRLALSETLEFAERELKEQKRLYKQLTTSLKDEEIKLGRMEVELDNLIAYLNDEYALSFEGAKEMYQLTLSPDEARKRVKLIKLAIEELGTVNLGSIDEYERVNERYLFLTEQRNDLTEAKNTLFQVIEEMDQEMTKRFSETFSQIRGHFESVFQALFGGGRADLKLTDPNDLLNSGVDIVAQPPGKKLQNLSLLSGGERALTAIALLFSILKVRPVPFCVLDEVEAALDEANVFRFAQYLKKYSQETQFIVITHRKGTMEEADVLYGVTMQESGVSKLVSVKLEETKELVQ; the protein is encoded by the coding sequence ATGTTCCTCAAACGTTTAGACGTGATAGGATTCAAATCATTTGCACAGCGAGTGACCGTGGACTTTGTTAAAGGGGTCACAGCTGTTGTTGGACCAAACGGAAGCGGCAAAAGTAATATTACCGATGCCATCCGCTGGGTACTTGGAGAACAATCAGCGAAAAGCCTCCGCGGAGGAAAAATGGAAGATATCATTTTTGCAGGAAGTGACTCAAGGAAAAGAGTCAATCTAGCAGAGGTGACTTTAACGTTAGATAACGAAGATCACTTTTTACCGATCGATTTTCACGAAGTCAGTGTGACAAGAAGGGTCTATCGTTCAGGAGAAAGTGAATTTCTCATAAACAATCAATCTGTCCGCTTAAAAGATATTATTGATCTTTTCATGGATTCAGGTCTTGGAAAAGAAGCTTTTTCAATCATCAGCCAAGGAAAGGTAGAGGAAATTCTATCAAGCAAGGCAGAAGAGAGAAGAAGTATCTTTGAAGAAGCGGCTGGCGTTTTGAAATATAAAACAAGAAAGAAAAAAGCCGAGAACAAACTGTTTGAAACGCAGGACAACTTAAACCGAGTAGAAGATATTCTGCATGAACTACAAGATCAAGTAGAACCATTAAGAATGCAAGCCTCTATTGCAAAAGACTATTTACAAAAAAAAGAAGAGCTTGAAAATGTTGAGATCGCCCTAACTGTCCATGACATCGAAGCACTTCATGAAAAATGGACAACACTTGGTGAAGCAGTCCAGCGCTTCAAACAAGATGAAATGAAGCAGTCTACAGAAATCCAAGCAAAAGAAGCCAAAATTGAAGAGTCGAGAGACCGCATTCAAGCGCTTGACGAATCAATTCATGACCTTCAAGAAGTTCTTCTTTTCACAAGTGAAGAATTAGAAAAGCTTGAAGGAAAAAAAGAAGTGCTAAAAGAACGAAAAAAAAATGCCGCCGCAAACCAAGGGCAGCTAGAAGAAACGCTCGTTCGCTTAACTGAAAAGCAAGCGCTGTTAACCAAAAAGATTAAGCAGCAGAAAATCACGCGGGACAGCCTGCAAAAAGAAGTGCAGCAGCTAAAAGATGAAGTGAAAACCAAGCAGCATCAACTGTCGCTTCATAGTGAAGATGTGGAAGGTCAAATTGAACAGCTGAAAAGTGATTATTTTGATCTGCTCAATGAACAGGCTTCCATCCGTAATGAACGCAAATTACTAGAAGAACAGCAGCGCCAAGCGGTGATGCAGCTAGAGCGGCTGACGCAAAATAACCAAAAACATATCGAAGAACGAGTGTCTGTCAAAGAAAAGAAAACAGAAGCTGAAAAGCAGCTTTCAGCACTGGAAGAAGATATTCTGGCTCAAGTAAAACGCTTTAGAGAAGCAGAACAAAAGCTTGAGCAAATGAAACGTCAATATGAGAAAAAAGAAACGGCTCTTTACCAAGCCTATCAATATGTACAGCAGGCAAAATCAAAAAAAGAGATGCTTGAATCCATGCAGGAAGACTTCTCTGGCTTTTTCCAAGGAGTGAAAGAGGTCTTAAAGGCAAAAGAACGGTTAGGCGGGATTCACGGTGCCATTGCAGAGCTGATTCAAACAGATCAGCAGCATGAGACAGCGATTGAAATTGCGCTGGGTGCAGCAACGCAGCACGTCGTCACAGAAAATGAAGCAGCTGCGAGACAAGCGATTGGATACTTAAAGCAGCATTCTTTTGGACGTGCAACCTTCCTGCCAATGAACGTGATCAAAGAAAGAACCATTCAGCTCAGAGATGTCCAAACAGCAGAGCAGCACGCTGCATTTATCGGCGTAGCGAGTCATCTCGTTTCCTTTGACGAAAAGTATCAAAAGGTGATTCAGAATTTGCTTGGAACTGTGCTGATCGTTAGAGACTTAAAAGGCGCCAATGAACTGGCGAAAATGCTTGGCCATCGTTACCGCATCGTGACCCTTGATGGAGATGTCGTAAACCCCGGCGGTTCAATGACTGGTGGCGGCGTAAAGAAAAAGAACAACTCTCTTCTTTCAAGAAACCGGGAGATCGAAACGTTAACAAAGCAGCTCATTGAAATGGAAGAGAAAACAACGATCCTTGAAAAAGAAACAAAAGAAACGAAGCAATTGATCGGAGCAAATGAAAGCCAATTAAACGAACTGCGTCAGCGCGGCGAAACGCTTCGTGAAAAGCAGCAAGATCTCAAAGGGAAGCTATACGAACTGCAAGTAGCAGAAAAAAATATCAATGCTCATCTTGAACTCTATGATCAAGAAAAAGAAGAATTGCAGCAGCGTTCTACTGAACTCGCAGATAAGGACAAACATCAGGTCGCTCTTGAAGCCTCTATTGGTGAAAAATTGACGGCTCTTGATCAAGAGATCAATACATTAACAAAGCGTAAGCAGACGCAAAGCTCAACGAAAGAAACCATTTCTGCCGAATTAACAGAGCTGAAAATCTCGCTTGCCAAAAAAGAGCAGTCCTTAGCGAATGAACAAGAAAAACTTTCGAGCTTAATGGCTGAATTAGAAGAGACTGAACAGACGCTGGTGGAAACGAAAGAAGATCTGTCACTCTTAACAAGTGAAATGTCATCTAGTTCAAGCGGAGCAGAACAACTGGAAGAAGCGGCGAAAGAGAAACTGGAAAACAAAAACAAAACAACCGCACTCATTTCAGAGCGGCGTAAGCAGCGTCTCGCTCTTTCTGAAACATTAGAATTCGCTGAACGTGAACTTAAAGAACAAAAGCGTTTGTACAAGCAGCTGACCACAAGCTTAAAAGATGAAGAAATTAAGCTTGGCCGTATGGAAGTCGAGCTCGATAACCTGATCGCTTATTTGAACGATGAATATGCCCTTTCGTTTGAAGGAGCAAAAGAGATGTATCAGTTGACGTTATCGCCGGATGAAGCAAGAAAACGAGTGAAGCTGATCAAATTAGCCATTGAAGAGCTTGGCACAGTGAATTTAGGCAGCATTGACGAGTATGAACGTGTGAATGAACGCTATCTCTTCTTAACAGAACAGCGAAATGATCTGACCGAAGCGAAAAATACATTATTCCAAGTCATCGAAGAAATGGATCAAGAGATGACAAAGCGCTTCTCTGAGACATTCTCTCAAATCCGCGGGCACTTTGAATCTGTTTTTCAAGCATTATTTGGCGGCGGAAGAGCAGATCTTAAACTGACAGATCCAAATGATTTACTCAACTCTGGCGTTGATATTGTCGCGCAGCCGCCAGGGAAAAAACTGCAAAACTTAAGCCTGCTTTCAGGCGGAGAGAGAGCCTTAACAGCGATCGCTTTACTATTCTCTATTTTAAAAGTGAGACCTGTTCCATTCTGCGTGTTAGATGAGGTAGAAGCAGCGCTTGATGAAGCAAACGTTTTCCGTTTTGCGCAATATTTAAAGAAATACAGCCAGGAAACACAGTTCATTGTCATTACGCACCGCAAGGGAACAATGGAAGAAGCAGATGTGCTCTACGGCGTGACCATGCAGGAATCAGGTGTTTCTAAGCTTGTATCGGTCAAACTAGAAGAAACGAAAGAGCTTGTCCAGTAA
- a CDS encoding putative DNA-binding protein: protein MTLEKTTRMNYLFDFYQSLLTAKQKSYMSLYYLDDFSLGEIADEYEVSRQAVYDNIKRTEAMLEQYEEKLLLFKKFKERKELLKKMRELVADSAQKEEAEALIESLEKLD from the coding sequence ATGACGCTTGAAAAAACAACGAGAATGAATTACTTGTTTGACTTCTATCAATCGTTGTTGACCGCAAAGCAAAAGAGCTACATGTCGCTTTACTACCTAGACGATTTTTCCCTCGGTGAAATTGCGGATGAATATGAAGTATCAAGGCAGGCTGTTTATGATAATATTAAACGGACTGAAGCGATGCTTGAACAATATGAAGAAAAGCTGCTCTTGTTTAAGAAATTTAAAGAGCGTAAAGAACTTCTCAAAAAAATGAGAGAGCTTGTAGCTGATTCTGCGCAAAAGGAAGAAGCAGAAGCTTTAATTGAATCGCTTGAGAAATTAGATTAG
- the ffh gene encoding signal recognition particle protein: MAFEGLADRLQQTISKIRGKGKVSEQDVKEMMREVRLALLEADVNFKVVKDFVKKVSERAVGQEVMKSLTPGQQVIKVVKEELTELMGGEESKIAVAKKSPTVIMMVGLQGAGKTTTTGKLANLLRKKHNRKPMMVAADIYRPAAIQQLQTLGKQLDMPVFSLGDQVSPVEIAKQAIEKAKEDHHDYVILDTAGRLHIDEELMDELQKVKEVASPEEIFLVVDSMTGQDAVNVAKSFNEQLGLTGVVLTKLDGDTRGGAALSIRAVTNTPIKFAALGEKLDAIEPFHPERMASRILGMGDVLTLIEKAQANVDQDKAKELEQKMRTMSFTLDDFLEQLGQVRNMGPLDELIQMMPGAGKMKGLKNVQVDEKQLNHIEAIIKSMTTKEKEQPEVINASRRKRIAKGSGTSVQEVNRLLKQFDEMKKMMKQMTNMSKGKKKGFKLPFM, from the coding sequence ATGGCATTTGAAGGATTAGCCGACCGACTGCAGCAGACGATTTCAAAAATCCGCGGCAAAGGAAAAGTGTCAGAGCAAGATGTAAAAGAAATGATGCGCGAGGTACGCCTTGCCCTTCTTGAAGCTGACGTCAATTTTAAAGTAGTCAAAGACTTTGTGAAAAAAGTAAGTGAGCGGGCAGTTGGACAAGAGGTCATGAAAAGCCTTACCCCTGGACAACAGGTCATTAAAGTTGTAAAAGAAGAACTCACTGAATTAATGGGCGGAGAAGAGAGTAAGATTGCTGTAGCGAAAAAATCTCCAACAGTCATTATGATGGTTGGTCTTCAAGGGGCAGGTAAAACAACGACAACTGGGAAGCTTGCCAATTTACTTCGCAAAAAACATAATCGCAAGCCGATGATGGTGGCTGCTGATATTTACAGACCAGCAGCCATTCAGCAGCTTCAAACGCTCGGGAAACAGCTTGATATGCCGGTGTTTTCATTAGGTGATCAAGTCAGCCCTGTCGAAATTGCCAAACAGGCAATTGAAAAAGCGAAAGAAGATCACCATGATTATGTCATTTTAGATACAGCAGGACGTCTTCATATTGATGAAGAATTAATGGATGAACTTCAGAAAGTAAAAGAAGTAGCGAGTCCAGAAGAAATTTTCCTAGTTGTTGACTCTATGACAGGTCAAGATGCTGTCAATGTCGCGAAAAGCTTTAATGAACAGCTTGGTTTAACGGGTGTCGTTCTTACAAAACTAGACGGTGATACAAGAGGCGGGGCAGCACTTTCTATTCGAGCTGTCACCAATACGCCGATTAAATTCGCTGCACTAGGAGAAAAGCTTGATGCGATTGAACCATTTCATCCGGAGCGGATGGCATCAAGAATTCTTGGCATGGGAGATGTGCTTACGCTTATTGAAAAAGCACAGGCAAACGTCGACCAAGATAAAGCAAAAGAGCTTGAGCAAAAAATGCGGACAATGAGCTTCACGCTCGATGATTTCCTCGAGCAGCTTGGGCAAGTTCGAAATATGGGTCCTCTTGATGAATTGATCCAAATGATGCCGGGAGCCGGTAAAATGAAAGGGCTCAAAAACGTCCAAGTAGACGAAAAGCAGCTCAATCATATCGAAGCGATCATTAAATCAATGACGACCAAGGAAAAAGAACAGCCAGAGGTCATCAATGCAAGCCGGCGAAAACGGATTGCAAAAGGAAGCGGAACATCTGTACAGGAAGTCAATCGCCTTTTAAAGCAATTTGATGAAATGAAAAAGATGATGAAGCAAATGACCAACATGTCCAAAGGAAAGAAAAAGGGCTTTAAATTACCATTTATGTAA
- the acpP gene encoding acyl carrier protein has translation MADVLERVSKIIVDRLGVDEADVKMEASFKEDLGADSLDVVELVMELEDEFDMEISDEDAEKIATVGDAVNYINSQQ, from the coding sequence ATGGCAGACGTATTAGAGCGTGTATCAAAAATTATTGTAGACCGCCTTGGCGTTGATGAGGCTGACGTGAAAATGGAAGCTTCATTTAAAGAAGATTTAGGCGCTGATTCCCTTGATGTAGTTGAGCTAGTTATGGAACTTGAAGATGAGTTCGATATGGAAATTTCTGACGAAGATGCTGAAAAAATTGCAACAGTCGGTGACGCTGTGAACTACATAAATAGCCAGCAATAA